The proteins below come from a single Acidobacteriota bacterium genomic window:
- a CDS encoding MBL fold metallo-hydrolase, producing MKSFIRTLLILASVAPALVNSAFAQQQAPPLTIEKVKDNLYVIVGSGGNVGALVTREGVILIDDKFEPNYDEIMEKLRSVTSQPVKYVINTHYHADHSGGNVKFLPSAEVISTLNARKNILDHKQPNAPANLAPARIVFTEETSVFLGGMEVRARHFGRGHTNGDAVIYFPELRTIHTGDLMSGTTPLIDYNGGGSVVEWTRTLDAVLQMDFETVIPGHGPVNTKAGLKSYRDNIEKLRNRVSGLIREGKSQEEIGKVLMAEFGWQPNSLQMEWSLPGFFQELK from the coding sequence ATGAAATCATTTATACGTACTCTCTTGATACTGGCGTCGGTCGCGCCGGCGCTGGTCAACTCTGCTTTCGCGCAGCAGCAGGCGCCACCGCTGACAATTGAGAAGGTGAAGGACAACCTTTATGTAATCGTCGGCAGCGGCGGCAACGTAGGCGCGCTGGTAACCCGGGAAGGCGTAATTCTGATTGATGACAAGTTCGAGCCGAACTATGATGAGATCATGGAGAAGCTGAGGAGCGTAACCAGCCAGCCGGTGAAGTACGTCATCAACACTCACTACCATGCCGATCACTCGGGCGGCAACGTGAAGTTTCTGCCCTCGGCCGAGGTTATCTCCACGCTGAACGCGCGGAAGAATATCCTCGATCATAAGCAGCCGAACGCCCCGGCGAATCTTGCGCCGGCGCGCATCGTGTTCACCGAAGAGACCTCCGTGTTTCTCGGCGGCATGGAGGTTCGCGCGCGGCATTTCGGACGCGGCCACACCAATGGCGACGCAGTGATCTACTTCCCCGAGCTGCGCACCATCCACACCGGCGATTTGATGTCCGGAACAACGCCGCTGATTGACTACAACGGCGGCGGCAGCGTGGTCGAGTGGACTCGCACGCTGGACGCAGTTCTCCAGATGGACTTCGAGACCGTGATCCCCGGCCACGGCCCGGTCAACACCAAGGCCGGACTCAAATCCTATCGCGACAATATCGAGAAGCTGCGCAACCGTGTGAGCGGACTGATCCGCGAAGGCAAGTCCCAGGAGGAGATTGGCAAGGTCTTGATGGCCGAGTTTGGCTGGCAGCCCAATAGCCTCCAGATGGAGTGGAGCTTGCCCGGTTTTTTCCAGGAATTGAAATAG
- a CDS encoding TonB-dependent receptor, translating to MMKLKQILALLMLALAIPAMIFAQSNSSALSGVVRDPSSAVITGAEITVSNMDTGLTRTATSNASGVYRVGELNPGSYQITASMTGFSRETRKDVTLLVGQELSVNFALQVGAVEQEIIITGEAPVVETTISSVASNVTQEQLRELPLNGRAFTDLVTLNPGAVTPHVAQGRGANYGFATQLSVAGARTDSNSFRLDGTDMMDTRNMNPGSAAGVQLGVDTIREFQVITANGKAEYGRNAGAVINAVSRSGENTMHGALFHFLRNNKLDARRFENPKALPPFKRNQFGGTIGGPIARDKAFYFFGYEGLRQRLNESAVYNVPTADGKRGIGVGPIVNGARTNVVVDPRMVPYMNLYPLPNGRDLGDGTALLANDASRPTTENFGSGRVDYALSSNDSFFSRYTISRAESNSNGNLLSKQISTTSRHLLTMQEDHIFGPSMVNTLRLSFNRSLGFSAPGQVEGGESLGFAAGVPLGEMGAGSAVSNIGPMSIGIVDDKQNSFQYEDTVSYTRGNHNMKFGALAQRFQWNTDNPAFWQGQFSFTDLPTMLRLGNASATYRLPRSSTNRGLRTWLMGFFGQTDYRVSPSLTLNVGLRWEFTTGVSEVHNNISYLANGPITSTPNDIKLGKLWNNHIKNFEPRFGFNWALGANQTTSLSGGIGIYHNQILHNSFVSFRDQLPFNFRATATNVSFAAFPNIEQVVLQSGQNFNASRHFDLDNFKTPTYYRANLTIQHQLPGELVVKLGFVGSLARHLARRQLLNTFPNPVARADGSLFFGCGPAVSATCASPIPQVINPNFGRIEWMSSDVNSSYNSMVTSIQKRFSRGLTFQANYTYSKSIDDYSQSETNYAGETGANGQFGPDRVLDRARSTFNIPHVFVANGVYELPLGHGKAHLNSGGVVNAIVGGWQLGGILTLQQGLPFTVGSLIADAGYTFRANRPNMNSSVDINTVTSGTSAGCVVAGTTTPIAAGTPIGTRDRYFDPCVFGAPAAGTIGNVTRNTLIGPDLRNVNFNLGKTFNITEGMRLQFRSEFFNLFNRVQMRNPAARVFSNRTGVSASAGLITESLDASARQIQFGLKLTF from the coding sequence ATGATGAAATTGAAACAGATTCTTGCACTGCTGATGCTGGCGCTGGCGATACCAGCCATGATCTTTGCGCAGTCCAATAGCAGCGCGCTAAGCGGCGTGGTTCGCGATCCCAGCTCGGCGGTGATAACTGGCGCGGAGATAACCGTATCCAATATGGACACCGGCCTAACGCGCACGGCCACATCGAACGCCTCGGGCGTCTATCGCGTCGGCGAGCTCAATCCCGGCAGCTATCAGATCACCGCTTCGATGACGGGCTTCTCGCGCGAGACGCGCAAGGACGTTACGCTGCTGGTGGGCCAGGAACTCTCGGTGAACTTCGCGCTGCAAGTCGGCGCAGTCGAGCAGGAGATCATCATCACCGGAGAAGCGCCGGTGGTGGAGACCACCATCTCGTCGGTGGCCTCCAACGTAACCCAGGAACAACTCCGCGAGCTGCCGCTGAACGGTCGCGCGTTTACCGACCTGGTGACGCTGAACCCCGGCGCGGTTACGCCGCACGTCGCGCAGGGCCGCGGCGCCAACTACGGCTTCGCCACCCAACTCTCGGTGGCCGGCGCGCGCACCGACTCGAACAGCTTCCGCCTCGACGGCACGGACATGATGGACACCCGTAACATGAATCCCGGCAGCGCAGCCGGCGTGCAGCTGGGCGTGGATACGATTCGTGAGTTTCAGGTGATCACGGCGAACGGCAAGGCCGAGTACGGTCGCAACGCCGGCGCAGTCATCAACGCGGTCAGCCGCTCGGGCGAGAACACCATGCATGGCGCGCTGTTTCACTTTCTGCGCAACAACAAGCTGGACGCGCGGCGCTTTGAGAATCCCAAAGCCCTTCCGCCGTTCAAGCGCAACCAGTTTGGCGGCACCATCGGCGGCCCCATCGCGCGCGACAAGGCTTTCTACTTCTTCGGCTACGAGGGTCTCCGCCAGCGGCTGAACGAGTCGGCGGTTTATAACGTACCCACGGCGGACGGCAAGCGCGGAATCGGCGTCGGCCCCATCGTCAATGGGGCGCGCACCAATGTAGTGGTCGATCCCCGCATGGTTCCCTACATGAATCTCTACCCACTGCCCAATGGCCGCGATCTGGGCGACGGCACAGCCCTGCTGGCTAACGATGCGAGCCGCCCCACAACTGAGAACTTTGGTTCGGGACGTGTAGACTACGCCCTATCGAGCAACGACTCGTTCTTCTCGCGCTACACCATCAGCCGGGCCGAGTCCAACTCCAACGGTAATCTTCTGTCCAAGCAGATCTCCACCACTTCGCGGCATCTGCTCACCATGCAGGAGGACCACATCTTCGGCCCGTCCATGGTCAATACGCTGCGGCTCTCCTTCAATCGGTCGCTGGGCTTTTCCGCCCCGGGACAGGTGGAAGGCGGCGAGAGCCTGGGATTCGCCGCCGGCGTGCCGTTGGGCGAGATGGGCGCGGGCTCCGCAGTGTCCAACATCGGCCCGATGAGCATCGGCATCGTGGACGATAAGCAGAATAGCTTTCAGTATGAGGACACGGTTTCCTATACCCGTGGGAATCACAATATGAAGTTTGGCGCGCTGGCCCAGAGGTTCCAATGGAACACGGACAACCCGGCGTTCTGGCAGGGCCAGTTCTCCTTCACGGACTTGCCCACAATGCTCCGACTCGGGAACGCCAGCGCCACCTACCGGCTGCCCCGTTCCAGCACCAATCGCGGACTGCGCACATGGCTGATGGGTTTCTTCGGCCAGACCGACTACCGTGTAAGTCCAAGCCTGACCCTGAACGTGGGCCTGCGCTGGGAGTTCACCACCGGCGTCAGCGAGGTCCACAACAATATCTCCTACCTCGCCAATGGCCCGATCACCTCGACCCCCAATGACATCAAGCTCGGCAAGCTGTGGAACAATCACATCAAGAATTTCGAGCCGCGCTTCGGCTTCAACTGGGCGTTGGGCGCCAACCAGACCACCTCGCTCAGCGGCGGCATCGGCATCTACCACAATCAGATTTTGCATAACAGCTTCGTCTCGTTCCGCGATCAGCTCCCGTTCAACTTCCGGGCCACCGCGACGAATGTTTCCTTCGCCGCCTTCCCGAATATTGAACAGGTGGTGTTGCAGTCCGGCCAGAACTTCAACGCCAGCCGGCATTTTGACCTTGATAATTTCAAGACGCCCACCTACTACCGCGCCAATTTGACCATCCAGCATCAGCTTCCCGGCGAGCTGGTGGTGAAGCTGGGATTTGTCGGCTCGCTCGCCCGGCACCTGGCGCGCCGCCAGTTGCTGAATACCTTCCCGAATCCGGTGGCGCGCGCCGACGGCAGCTTGTTCTTCGGCTGCGGACCGGCGGTATCGGCTACCTGCGCCAGCCCCATCCCGCAGGTGATCAATCCAAACTTCGGGCGCATCGAGTGGATGTCCAGCGACGTGAATTCATCCTACAATTCGATGGTTACTTCCATCCAGAAGCGTTTTAGCCGCGGACTTACCTTCCAGGCTAATTACACCTATTCGAAATCGATTGATGACTACTCGCAATCGGAGACCAACTACGCCGGCGAGACCGGAGCCAATGGCCAGTTCGGGCCGGACCGTGTACTGGACCGTGCGCGCTCCACGTTCAATATTCCTCACGTGTTCGTCGCCAACGGCGTCTACGAGCTGCCCCTCGGCCATGGGAAAGCCCACCTGAACTCGGGTGGCGTGGTCAACGCCATTGTGGGCGGCTGGCAGCTTGGAGGCATTCTCACCCTGCAGCAGGGACTGCCGTTCACGGTTGGATCGTTAATCGCCGACGCGGGTTACACGTTCCGCGCCAATCGCCCGAACATGAATTCCAGTGTCGACATCAATACCGTTACCAGCGGCACCTCGGCGGGATGTGTCGTGGCGGGAACCACCACCCCGATCGCCGCCGGCACGCCGATTGGAACACGCGATCGCTATTTCGATCCCTGTGTATTCGGAGCGCCGGCAGCCGGCACCATCGGCAACGTCACGCGCAACACGCTCATTGGACCCGATCTGCGCAACGTGAACTTCAACCTCGGCAAGACCTTCAACATCACGGAAGGTATGCGGTTGCAGTTCCGCAGCGAGTTCTTCAATCTGTTCAACCGCGTGCAGATGCGCAATCCCGCCGCACGCGTATTCTCCAACCGCACGGGCGTTTCCGCCTCCGCCGGTCTGATCACCGAATCGCTCGACGCCAGCGCGCGTCAGATTCAGTTTGGTCTGAAGCTGACGTTCTAA
- a CDS encoding TonB-dependent receptor, with translation MRYRQISGAHLRRYGREKMNLKQNLAVMMLALAMPAMIFAQANSSALSGVVRDPSAAVITGAAITVTNSETGLTRTRESDPAGRYRVGELPPGTYQITVSMAGFNRETRKDLVLQVGQELGLSFTLQIGALEQEIVVTSEAPVVETTTASVARVVSQEQLRELPLNGRSFTDLITLDTMASTPGNQAKGTANYGNSAQLTVAGARSDSNSFTLDGTDINGTANGSPGSAAGVQLGVDTIREFQVITANAKAEYGRNSGAIVNAVTRSGTNDMHGTLFEFLRNKTLDARRFIDLPTAQNPNGSLPPFKRNQFGGSLGGRIKQDKSFYFLAYEGLRQRLTETQVYRVPTADGRRGIGAGVLNTVTNTRPDVVVHPSIVPYVNLWPSPSLGSRSYGDGTADYFGPVVQPTNENFGSARFDHTYSEKDFLFARYTTSRGDSVIPSQLLSDSSFLSANQFITAQYDRIISSTMLNMFRAGFNRSFNDISPGQAPGGENLGFTPGQPIGSLGPTPLSTLGPAGIVRLYQVQNSFQFDDNLTINRGAHTWKFGTAVQRFQWNSDQPAFVQGSITFNSFTNFLLAGPTGTGATFLLPESSTYRHIRTTMYGFYGQDDWRVSPRLTINYGLRWEFTTGLKETDDLVSYILDPQTSRLEDVKVGELWDNKIKNFQPRLGLNWSLDEESKTVLSGGLGIFHNQVLHNSMVSFRAQQPFYFRGSFAGINSVGVFPNVRAMIATTANGADQPTAAAFRVTRTFDHDNFKTPTYYRYNMTIQRALPGQLVARVGYVGSFSRHLARRQGLNTFPQPIKQADGSLFFPCATASAVCSTPAPQFINPNFSQIEWMSSDANSSYNALTANLQQKFRNGMSFQASYTYSKCIDDASSSETNYSTAATLGQWSPDRTLERARCNFNIPHAFVANGLYELPFGSGRSFMNSGGVADWVLGNWQIGGVLTIQQGLPFTVTTNFRAPGFTGFAANRPNTSPNADATKATQEPFGTREQFFDTSIFSNPAGGTLGTAGRNYLLGAPLVQLNFTLSKSFSISEQTKLQFRSEYFNALNQTNLSFPATNINVAGAGRITDTSTKARQIQLALKLTF, from the coding sequence ATGCGCTACCGCCAAATCAGCGGGGCGCACCTGCGGCGCTATGGGAGGGAAAAAATGAATTTGAAACAGAATCTTGCCGTGATGATGCTGGCGCTGGCCATGCCGGCGATGATCTTCGCGCAGGCCAACAGCAGCGCGCTCAGCGGCGTGGTCCGCGATCCCAGCGCGGCCGTAATTACCGGCGCGGCCATCACCGTAACCAACTCGGAGACCGGCCTGACGCGCACGCGCGAGTCTGACCCGGCGGGCCGCTACCGCGTCGGCGAACTCCCACCCGGCACTTATCAGATCACCGTATCCATGGCGGGCTTCAATCGCGAGACGCGCAAGGACCTGGTGTTGCAAGTAGGCCAGGAACTCGGCCTGAGCTTCACTCTGCAAATCGGCGCGCTGGAACAGGAAATTGTAGTTACTAGCGAAGCGCCGGTGGTGGAGACCACCACGGCCTCGGTGGCGCGCGTGGTCAGCCAGGAGCAGCTCCGCGAGCTGCCGCTGAACGGCCGCAGCTTCACCGACCTGATTACGCTGGACACCATGGCCTCCACGCCGGGCAATCAGGCCAAGGGCACGGCGAACTACGGCAACTCGGCCCAGCTCACCGTGGCCGGCGCGCGGTCGGACTCGAACAGCTTCACGCTGGACGGCACCGACATCAACGGCACGGCCAACGGATCGCCAGGCAGCGCCGCCGGCGTGCAACTTGGCGTCGATACCATCCGCGAATTTCAGGTGATCACCGCCAACGCCAAGGCCGAGTACGGGCGCAACTCCGGCGCCATCGTCAACGCCGTAACGCGCTCGGGCACCAACGATATGCACGGCACGCTGTTCGAGTTCCTGCGCAACAAGACGCTGGACGCCCGCCGCTTCATCGACCTGCCCACGGCGCAGAACCCCAACGGGTCGCTGCCGCCCTTCAAGCGCAACCAATTCGGCGGCTCCCTGGGCGGGCGCATCAAACAGGACAAATCGTTCTACTTCCTAGCCTATGAAGGTCTGCGCCAGCGCCTGACCGAGACGCAGGTCTATCGCGTGCCCACCGCCGACGGCCGCCGCGGCATCGGCGCCGGAGTTCTGAATACCGTAACCAACACTCGACCCGATGTAGTGGTTCATCCCTCGATCGTCCCTTACGTGAATCTGTGGCCGTCGCCCAGCCTGGGCAGCCGCAGCTACGGCGACGGCACGGCGGACTACTTCGGTCCGGTGGTCCAGCCGACCAACGAAAACTTCGGCTCGGCGCGCTTTGACCACACCTACTCGGAGAAGGATTTCCTCTTCGCGCGCTACACCACCAGCCGCGGCGACAGCGTGATCCCGTCGCAACTGCTCTCGGACAGCTCGTTCCTCTCCGCCAATCAATTCATCACCGCGCAGTACGACCGCATCATCAGCTCCACAATGCTGAACATGTTCCGCGCCGGATTCAACCGTTCATTCAACGACATCTCGCCCGGCCAGGCGCCCGGCGGCGAGAATCTCGGCTTCACGCCCGGCCAGCCCATCGGCTCTCTTGGGCCAACGCCGCTCTCGACGCTGGGCCCGGCCGGCATTGTGCGACTTTATCAGGTGCAAAACTCCTTCCAGTTCGACGACAACCTGACCATCAATCGCGGCGCGCACACCTGGAAGTTCGGCACCGCGGTGCAGCGCTTTCAATGGAACTCCGATCAGCCGGCCTTTGTGCAGGGCAGCATCACCTTCAACAGCTTTACGAACTTTCTGCTGGCCGGCCCGACCGGCACCGGCGCGACGTTCCTGCTGCCCGAATCCAGCACCTACCGCCACATCCGCACCACGATGTATGGGTTCTACGGGCAGGATGACTGGCGCGTCAGCCCCCGGCTGACCATCAATTACGGCCTGCGCTGGGAGTTCACCACCGGCCTGAAGGAGACCGACGACCTGGTCTCCTACATTCTCGATCCGCAGACGTCGCGACTCGAGGACGTCAAGGTCGGCGAGCTGTGGGACAACAAGATCAAGAATTTCCAGCCGCGCCTGGGCCTCAACTGGTCGCTCGACGAGGAGTCGAAGACGGTGCTCAGCGGCGGCCTCGGCATCTTCCACAATCAGGTGCTGCACAACTCGATGGTCTCGTTCCGCGCGCAGCAGCCGTTTTATTTCCGCGGCTCGTTCGCCGGCATCAACTCGGTGGGCGTGTTCCCGAATGTGCGCGCCATGATTGCCACCACGGCCAACGGCGCCGACCAGCCCACCGCGGCGGCATTTCGCGTTACGCGAACGTTTGACCATGACAACTTCAAGACGCCGACCTACTATCGCTACAATATGACCATCCAGCGCGCGCTGCCCGGCCAGCTGGTGGCGCGCGTGGGCTATGTCGGCTCCTTCTCGAGGCATCTGGCGCGGCGGCAGGGATTGAACACCTTCCCGCAACCCATCAAGCAGGCCGACGGCTCGCTGTTCTTCCCCTGCGCCACGGCCTCGGCGGTTTGCTCGACGCCGGCGCCGCAGTTCATTAATCCGAACTTCTCGCAGATCGAGTGGATGTCGTCGGACGCTAATTCGAGTTACAACGCGCTCACCGCCAACCTGCAACAGAAGTTCCGCAACGGCATGTCCTTCCAGGCGAGCTACACCTACTCGAAGTGCATAGACGACGCCTCGTCCTCCGAAACCAATTACTCGACCGCGGCCACGCTGGGCCAGTGGTCGCCGGACCGCACCCTGGAGCGGGCGCGCTGCAACTTCAATATCCCGCACGCCTTCGTGGCCAACGGCCTGTACGAGTTGCCGTTCGGGTCTGGGCGCAGCTTCATGAACTCGGGCGGCGTGGCCGACTGGGTGCTGGGCAACTGGCAAATTGGCGGCGTGCTGACCATTCAGCAAGGCCTGCCCTTCACCGTTACCACCAATTTCCGCGCGCCGGGCTTCACCGGCTTCGCCGCAAACCGGCCCAACACCTCGCCCAACGCGGACGCCACGAAAGCTACCCAGGAGCCGTTCGGGACGCGTGAGCAGTTCTTCGACACCTCCATTTTCAGCAATCCCGCCGGCGGCACGCTGGGCACGGCCGGGCGCAACTACCTGCTGGGAGCGCCGCTGGTGCAGTTGAACTTCACCCTGAGCAAGTCGTTCTCGATCTCCGAGCAGACCAAGCTGCAGTTCCGCAGCGAGTACTTCAACGCATTGAACCAGACCAACTTGTCCTTCCCGGCAACCAACATCAACGTCGCCGGCGCAGGGCGGATCACCGACACAAGCACCAAGGCGCGGCAGATCCAGTTGGCGCTGAAGCTGACGTTCTAG
- a CDS encoding DUF2029 domain-containing protein produces the protein MSQFDNDPPDTPRAQPAPWESWVLRVGFWMCAIAGCAGAAWWAVHVGKGVGWDQMNYHHYNVYAWLSGRMDAHLAPAGMHTWINPLLYLPSYWMVNHLPPWTTGAIFGGVAGLNLALLFALACLSLRNVSPLMAATIALTSAIAGLSDPFFHSNLGSSDADVFLSLHVIGSLCLICWAASDELSGQWAEQWDKYRRESKRRWSYAAAAALLGAAAGLKLTYFVYAIAMTVAVLLLWRGLRMNLRRFACFAAGGLGGYALTGGYWNWLMWSRYRNPFMPYFNDIFHSPWMMDFSFRDTRFPTQSFSAMLRFPFQWLVGEHPTSEGPFRIAIFAIIFVIMPLLVMVATMRTGKAALVRFLSNWRHGEDTAAGQAGIREGLLTTTTLMWLVVIFWIVSYALWAWMFAIQRYLEPLALLAGWMLWLLCDYLLTNRRMKWAVFSCLVVFSVLWMRGEDQGWRVPYGKSWFGVRLPAAMRQERTLFVVIGGGPMGYLTAYLPASTTTVRFNDLTIPPNGPETDLTRRAARLIARHNGPLRSLTSIPPGMPLVDQDRAYLARFGLAQVEAECTQFATDVTPFTTCPLLRRSPAQ, from the coding sequence ATGAGTCAATTCGATAACGACCCTCCCGATACGCCGCGCGCCCAGCCAGCTCCGTGGGAGTCTTGGGTGCTGCGCGTGGGCTTCTGGATGTGCGCCATAGCCGGATGCGCGGGCGCGGCGTGGTGGGCCGTGCATGTGGGCAAAGGCGTCGGCTGGGATCAGATGAACTATCACCACTACAACGTCTACGCGTGGCTCTCCGGCCGCATGGACGCACATCTGGCTCCGGCTGGGATGCACACATGGATCAATCCCCTGCTCTACCTGCCGAGCTACTGGATGGTAAATCATCTGCCGCCGTGGACGACCGGAGCGATCTTCGGCGGAGTGGCGGGCCTGAATCTCGCGCTTCTGTTCGCGCTGGCCTGCCTGAGCCTGCGCAATGTCTCGCCTCTTATGGCCGCCACCATCGCGCTCACCAGCGCCATCGCGGGGCTATCCGACCCGTTCTTCCACTCCAACCTGGGGTCCAGCGACGCCGATGTTTTCCTGAGCTTGCACGTGATCGGCAGCCTCTGCCTGATATGCTGGGCGGCGAGCGATGAACTTTCTGGGCAATGGGCGGAGCAATGGGACAAATACCGCCGCGAGTCCAAGCGCCGATGGTCGTACGCCGCCGCCGCCGCGCTGCTGGGAGCCGCCGCGGGACTTAAGCTGACTTACTTCGTATACGCCATCGCGATGACCGTCGCCGTGCTGCTTCTCTGGCGCGGGCTGCGCATGAACCTGCGGCGCTTCGCGTGCTTCGCCGCCGGAGGACTAGGCGGATATGCGTTGACCGGCGGCTATTGGAACTGGCTGATGTGGTCGCGCTACCGCAATCCCTTCATGCCCTACTTCAACGACATCTTCCATTCGCCCTGGATGATGGACTTCTCATTCCGCGATACACGCTTCCCCACGCAGTCGTTCAGCGCCATGCTGCGCTTCCCGTTCCAGTGGCTCGTCGGCGAGCATCCCACCAGCGAGGGCCCTTTCCGCATCGCCATCTTCGCCATCATCTTTGTGATCATGCCGCTGCTGGTGATGGTGGCCACGATGCGGACGGGCAAGGCCGCGTTGGTGCGCTTCCTCAGCAATTGGCGGCACGGCGAGGACACCGCCGCCGGGCAGGCAGGCATCCGCGAAGGACTGCTCACCACCACCACGCTGATGTGGCTGGTGGTTATCTTCTGGATTGTCTCCTACGCGCTGTGGGCCTGGATGTTCGCCATCCAGCGCTACCTGGAGCCGCTCGCCCTGCTGGCCGGCTGGATGCTCTGGCTGCTGTGTGATTATCTGCTGACCAACCGGCGCATGAAGTGGGCTGTGTTCTCATGCCTGGTGGTGTTTAGCGTTCTGTGGATGCGCGGCGAAGACCAGGGATGGCGTGTGCCGTATGGAAAGAGTTGGTTCGGAGTGAGACTGCCCGCCGCAATGCGGCAGGAGCGCACCCTATTCGTGGTGATCGGCGGCGGCCCCATGGGCTATCTAACTGCGTATCTTCCCGCGTCCACCACCACGGTGCGGTTCAACGATCTGACCATTCCGCCCAATGGGCCGGAAACCGATCTCACCCGCCGCGCCGCACGATTGATTGCCCGCCACAACGGCCCGCTGCGCAGCCTGACTTCTATTCCGCCGGGCATGCCGCTCGTCGACCAGGATCGCGCCTACCTGGCGCGCTTCGGATTGGCGCAGGTGGAGGCCGAATGCACGCAGTTCGCAACCGACGTAACCCCGTTCACCACCTGCCCGCTCTTGCGGCGGAGTCCTGCGCAGTAA
- a CDS encoding DUF393 domain-containing protein, whose translation MTSWRDQLRALRQGRWEVYYDGNCAFCRKWARRTQRICWSSVSWRDFRRHSHDVAHLKPDFARAAYLIIDRREAYPGFSGFRKLLLAMPPLWPLLLIVYLPGARRVGDALYRRISIRYGPVQSAK comes from the coding sequence ATGACGAGTTGGAGGGATCAGTTGCGGGCGCTGCGGCAAGGCCGCTGGGAAGTCTACTACGACGGCAACTGCGCATTCTGCCGCAAATGGGCGCGGCGCACGCAACGCATTTGCTGGTCGAGCGTGAGCTGGCGCGATTTTCGCCGGCACAGCCACGATGTCGCGCACCTGAAACCGGATTTCGCGCGCGCCGCCTATCTCATCATCGACCGCCGTGAGGCCTATCCCGGTTTCTCTGGATTCCGCAAACTGCTGCTGGCCATGCCGCCCCTATGGCCGCTGCTGCTGATCGTGTATCTTCCCGGCGCGCGGCGTGTGGGCGATGCACTCTATCGCCGGATCAGCATCCGCTATGGCCCGGTGCAGTCCGCCAAATAG
- a CDS encoding DUF2304 domain-containing protein: MQEHGQTFVFLITLCIFALVLWLVRQRHITERFAVLWVAISVGLLTASSVGYPYLFRLSEFLGIPTPTSALFLVVIFGLTLLVIQLFASTSKLNERSRVLVQQVALLGDELKQVTARTRELEKMLEQNK; this comes from the coding sequence ATGCAGGAGCATGGCCAGACGTTTGTTTTTCTGATTACGCTGTGCATCTTCGCGCTGGTGCTTTGGCTGGTCCGCCAGCGGCACATCACGGAGCGCTTCGCGGTGCTGTGGGTGGCCATCTCCGTGGGATTGCTGACGGCCTCCTCGGTGGGATACCCATATTTGTTCCGCCTCTCCGAGTTCCTGGGCATACCCACTCCCACCTCGGCGTTGTTTTTGGTGGTGATCTTCGGGCTGACGCTGCTGGTGATCCAGTTGTTCGCCTCCACCTCGAAGCTGAACGAGCGTAGCCGCGTGCTGGTGCAGCAGGTGGCGCTGCTCGGCGATGAGCTGAAGCAAGTAACCGCGCGCACGCGGGAGTTGGAGAAAATGTTGGAGCAAAACAAGTAG